The Plasmodium coatneyi strain Hackeri chromosome 11, complete sequence DNA segment aaacaaaaaaaaaaaaaaatgaaatatctTATATTCATCTCACTGAACGTACTAAAAAATCCGAGCTCAAAATGGCATCTTCCGTTCTGCTGTGGCGTATTACAATGACTTCTCTTGGTTCGAGTTTCGGTCCGGTGGCAAAAGTCTTCGTCCACACACTGAACgggggaaacgaaaaaaaaaaaaaaattcataataaAACAGCACTCAttgaggaggaaataatCATAAGAGAGGTACACTCTGGAGATGCATTCCCAACCCAAAGGGGGCTATCAAATTggggtgtgtgtgcatatttgGTGTGCTAAAAACCTGgctgtttttaaaaaaagggaatagttctctttgtacatttttgccACTTCTGCGTCTTGGGGATCgtctacaaaaaaaaaaaaaaaaaaagggaggatgtAGATGGGGGTCCAGACACAGAGGAAACAAAATTATACATGTACAATCGACCCACATATACGTGTGTGGTTtcatatacaaatatatccCTCATGTTGCAAGCTTTAACATGATTTgaaatttccccccccccaaaaaaaagaatatttccCTGCTTTAAATGCTCAAATGTTGGGACTACTGTGCGGACCGATgcttcatatatgtatgcccACAGAATAACTGAGGCAAACGCTCACCTGGTTGCGGATCTGACAGCAGTGCTTGAATAGACAAAAGTGCAGTTCTAATTGTCAATGCGGGACTCCATTCGTTTTTTAAAACGTCCAGACAGATTGCCCCTGTTTGGCTTGAAATGTTGGGGTGCCATATTTTGGTTTGAAATTTTATCTGCATGGAggggaggaggggaagaGAATGCAACTGGACATGGAGGAAGGCACAAATTGGAGgggtacatatacacacgaACCTGCACAGATGAACTTGTCGAATTGCTCTCTACCTCACGTGATCGTGATAGCGCTGCGGGGTTTGCTCACCTTGGGTGGGTTATACGGGTAATCATTCGGTATAGTTATGTCTAAGATAAAATGCCCATCTTCATAGGGAGTCCCCGATGGACCCTTGATAAAACCAACCCACTCCGAAATGTTGGAGTCCTTCACGTGGGCATCTATTTCTTGCACGTTCTCATTTTCAATGTCTTTTAACTCCTAATAAGGTTTACGTAGGGGGAGGAATGGGAAGAACTCCTCATGTGCTATTATCATTTGTTCGATCTTTTTTGTGCCTTCCTAACGCACAAGAATGTTCATGTCATTTTGTAGAAGGGATCCCAGACACGTATACTCTCCCGAGGGCATACTCAAATGAACCCTCACAGGTGAGTCTCCATGCAGACATGCGAACGGGGTGAATTTCCGCACAGTTCTGAAGAACCTCACTTGTGCTCATAGTTGCACTCTCCCAATTGATCAATTACCTTCTGCAGACGGAGTAACTCCTTTGAACTTCTCGTTGTggaattcattttgtttttctcgaTCTATGTGAATGTACGTCTGCACGTTTTATGAGTATATATGCCCAAAATAACAACACGAGAAGAAAGTACGCgttggcgttttttttttttaatgaacaaaaaatgggatgATATTTATAGAAATGCCAATGTGTACACAACGACGCGGGTATATTTATACGCACGCGGTGGTAATAATATCAAAAAGGTGATGGGTATGTAGgagggttaaaaaaagaaaaaaaacggtatGATGGTGTTCCACTTTTTACGTACTATATTTTCGTTTTCTACTTCGAACAGCTTGTGCAATCAGCGTTTGTTACGCGCGTGTATGTATGAACGCGCCAGCGGGGATGTTTGCAAAGCGTTGGCAAGTATATTTACacgtgtatgtatgtgcgtacacatgtgcgtgtaaatatgtgtacatatttttgcgGGTTTGCTCTTGCGTGCGTTCTATCAGCCAcggggaaaagaacaaagtgagaaaaaaattacacggacgggaaacgaaaaggaaaacaggaTTTCATgcatgcatatgcacataatttTGGTAAAGGCCAAGTGTGTGAATTTACGGAGAATGGAAAAGCAGAATGCCAAAGGGAAGGGGTAAACAGGACAGCGAAGCGAAACGGGACAGCAAAAGTGGTACAGACGAAGcgtataaagaaaagaaatatgtgaaagaaggggaaacgagtgaatgaggaaaaaaaaaaaaaaatcgcaggGAAGACTGGACCACAACTGTGTGggcaaaaaaatagccaCAGGGAGGAAAATCACTCgtagaaaaaataacgcaAATGAAGctgcaaataaaaatggtgCAGAAAATGACCAACGGAATGGCCACAAATCAGGGGCAAGAATGTTTCACAGAAATGCATATTTCTAAAACACGTACGCTGCGGAatcgcttctttttttttccatttcaccAATTCAGCGTCATCATAAGGGTGTAAATATCTGCGTGTTCGTACTTATGCACAATTCGCTAGCAGTTAAGCTGtgctatttttctttttttttttttggtaaaaacaaaaacgcTATATTATTTCCTCTTGATCGATggggggaaatgaaaaaaataacgacaTGCCGATTTGTGGCAAacggagaaaaatgaaacagcAGCAGAATcttttaaaatggaaaagaataaaaataagtgaTATACATACTAACGTACGTATGattgtttttttgtacatttaagTGTATAGGTatatgttttccctttttgtgctCCACTCCTGGCGCCAAACCCTATGTGCGCAACGGACATACGATCAAGCCACTAAGGTAGACCACTGGCACATTAAACAAATGCAGCGTTCACGAGGTGCCCACATAAACATATAAAGTGAAGACATGTTAAACGAATGAAGTGGAGGGGAAAGACTGCACTTCCCATTTAATGAATGACCTATgtgtggggaaaaaagtattcaACTATATGGTTTATATCTGTGTGCTATGCTGCGTTTAACTATGCAGGCAGAGAATTACTTACGAGGGGAGGTGTTATGTTACCGTTATTATGCCATGGAGTGTTCCCCTTATTACTCAGTTTCTCGTTCATAAAGAACTAGTTCATacggcaatttttttgtgtatccTGTATTTTGTTCACCATTATGTGTGTGCAGAAAACATTGGCGAAGAATGAACCTTTTTGCTGGTCACCTTGTGGTGTAGGCATAACAAGAGAGACTTCCCATGTGGGTGCCACATTTACGGATCGAttaacagagaaaaaaatgtcgtAAACGTTGCAGAAGAATAagcatttatatatgattCTGAATTGAGGTTGGTTCTCcactgttcttttttccccccacagGGGTAAactaaaaagggaaaccaAACAACTTCGATCGTAACTACGACACACACGGAATTTGTTACCTTCATGTTGGTCATTCGTTTTGAAcagaacggaaaaaatatatatactcacCATATTATGTGTCATTTttgtggaggaaaaatacatGCCCTGTTCACCACTTGTTGTACGAGGCCGACTGAAAAACAACATCCACTCCTGGCAAGCGTTGCTGCCTGGATACCCCTCTCCAATGCgacatttgttctttcccccACGCAGAGGAAGCAGCTTTGTTGGCACATCAATGCCTAGTtaggcagaaaaaataaaatttccccatttgtttaTGAACAAATAGGAAATTTTCTCAATTTTGAGTAAACTTCttatttgcaaaaagggtctactaaaaaatggggatgaTGCCATTTTACATGTTAGCAAATATAGCGTTACAAATttggtaagaaaaaatgctcactttttttttttctttttttttttacttccgaCTGTGttgcaaatggggaagaagcatCATAAAAATTCGCCCTTGCGCATTTTCTCATTATGGAGGGGCGAGCTGTATAAATGTCGCGCGAGAGGCACTCATTATGTATGCAGAGCTTAACCCGTTTGTGGGTGCCCCGTGGCTCGCCTGAACATGGGACCGTAAGAAGCTACAGCATTTTTGTACACTGGCCGCATGTAAATTTGCATAATCACTTGTGTTCAGAATTTCGCAAAACCTTTTGTTAagtgtataaattttttttctacaagAGGAGTAATTAAAAATACCACAGTTGAGCGGAGAAAACGATCGTTTGCGAATtgtaagaaggaacaacaattaCGAAGCACCCTTCAGGTAACTACTTTGCCTACGCAGGGTATGCGCACTTGGTCAGTCATACACCTACATATAAGCATAGGTACAAGCGTATATATAAGAGTATATATAAGAGTACATAGAGTGTATCTACAAATATGCGTTGGCTTATCCACCCCTTGCGAACATGTACCCACGGAAGATAAATTTGCCAAATCGACGGACTCACGCAGCGCTCATTTTTTCGAAACGTTTGCTGCGACAGCCCTTTTTAGCTTAAACCACGTCACTGCAATTTGTAACCTACTATGTAGAAGCACACTCTTGCCATTGAGCATTATTTTAGAGCAGCAGGGCGAACCTTTGccagaaaaagggaacaacgcATGTTTGTATGCACCTAGTCCAGCGCAGAgcagggagaaaaaataacgcaAAAGGAAGACCTCACCAAGGAAAAGCAATCGAACCGCATTTAAGGCACTCAATCCAAGGCGAACCAACGAACGCGCGCACCCCGAAGGAGAGCCGCACACGCAGAAACCGTTCGACGAAGCACAGCTATCTCCAAATAAATGAGTAACACATCATATATAACGCACAGGGGAATATAATGGGAGATTACTTAAAAACGGGATCGGTTAACTATGAtttagaaattttaaaaaaaaaacccgaAAAGAAGTTATCGCTTGACAAGCAAAATTTGTACCTGCAAGGATATGGTAGACAGTGGGGAGAGAAGCTGGTCTATAGCGTTGGCTTGGCCTACGGCACAGGTACGCCTCCAAAGGAATGGTGCAATTGGGTGGTTACGTTTTACTCCGTTCACTGTGCTTAAACTAAAAGCTATTCGTAGCtgcaacaaaaaagggggacccAACTCACTCCTCGGAACCTTTTCGTTATGCGTTCAGAGCCCCTAAAATAGCACCCCCGCACTATACACCCCACAGTGCACACCCTACACATTCACCCCTTCGCACCCTCTTACAGGCCTTCTACTAGGTGGAAGTTGCGGGTTAATCAGTGGAGTCttgaagggaggaaaaacgaGGAAGCTTTTTGTGAACTCCGTTTTGAATTCCACTTCAGTGATAGGGCCGAGCGTCGCCAACCAAATGGCCTCAATAACCATGATTTTTTACGCCCTAAATAATATGGTAAAATTATTTACAAAGAATGATGAAGTATACAATTCTTCCATAGCAGGTTTTCTCGCAGGAAGCATCTATAAAAGTGCTTCTAGCTATAAAATGATGGGTGCCTATTCTTTGATGTCGTCTGCTGTTTTTTCGTTTATCGATTATGGCTTTAAAAGGGGCTACATTTAGTGAGCGCCATGGACACGCGTGCAGCTGTAACAACTCAATTGTGACGACCCTATTGTGATGGTATGCTCGCGCGTCTCCTGGGCGGAAAATCAGGCTTTGCAAAATGAAGTCCAcattttgcattattttctttttttaattttttctggtTTTTGCAGTTTCACACCCCCACCGTTCACGCAAATTATATTTATGCTACCCACCTTAAACGGGTGTACATTTATGAGCGcaacaaaatgtgcaattaTCCCGCCGTTCACACGTGAACAACTTGTCGCTTTTGCATGCATCCCTTTATATGCACACCTACACGAAGTTGCGCCTTATTTGTAAATCCGGCAGTGGTTTTGTACACTGGTGTCCCAAtgacttttcttttttttaaacattgaAAAGATTCCCCAGTGTgctacacacacaaaatgcATTTGTCTTATATGTTAGCATCACtgcttcaccattttgttaacTCCCTATTTattggccttttttttttttttttttttacttatgtgcctcatcattttatttttacctaatcagttttgttcatttggccTTCCCTgttacaacttttttttgtacagtaTGGCTAACAGTACATTTTAaattgtaaagaaaaaaatgtaattttttttattttgcgaTTTAGCAGATAGGGGAGACGtttagggaaaaaggagtttttcgcactgttcttttttttttttttttttttttcctgtccgGTGGAAGAAGTGTGTACTGACATTCCAAGCGCAGGATAAGCAactcttctctttttcttgttaatCTGGTTTCACGCGGATTGTGCGTTGTCCCGTGTGGGAATTTTTCGTTGTgctgttttttccttgcctCCCTGTAGAGActtgcaataaaaaaaatgtggaataCTTAAGTAAACCCAAATTTGTAAAATAGCATATGGTCGTTTTGCATTGTAAAGGAGCATAACATGCGTATGCtgattttttgttcatacaattttttttttttttttttgcttcctcttaCTGAGTGACAGAAGGTACACATCCGCTGTGCCAATAGCAAAGGTATAACAATCTAGGTGAAGTGAGAAGAGGTGCTGTGAGAGGTGAAGTTGCACGAGATTAGTCGAGGCATCACGGAGCGAACGCGAGATGGGCGCAATTGCGAACGAAGCGCCCTTGGGGGAACTGTGCTCAGGTGCCTTCCAGAAAGGGTTTGCCTTTTGGTCCCccttgaaaaaaggaatggcaTGCCCCCAAATGTACCAGTGTTATGTGCGACGCGTTAGGAAGTACGGATTGGTGCGTATGGTTTACAAGGCATACACTGCTTCGTGTGTTTAGCTTGCATATGATGTATGtgcgtttttatttatttatttttttccgcgaCTTCGCATCCTTAGAGTTTATACTTCCCCCGTGGGCACACCCTCCTTTTACTTTACCACTGCGTTAGctttaccccccttttttttttttttttttttctcaccatTCTGTTACATTTTGATTATTCCCTGCTCCATGTGCCACTTATCCATGTTaaaccattttttatgaactcCCCGCCAATTTGTTTAAATTGCCCTCCTTGTGTATGATTCCTAGTAAATATACCCGCCCATTGCGTGGACCCGTAGGCAGGTGTTATTGATGCACACCGCGAGGTTGTCACGTTGTACCTGGGGCAGGGCGGGCCGACTGGACTGTATCATCTGCGTCGGATCAAGGTACCCCTAGGTTCGCCACCAAACCGATAAACCATTAAAACGCCAACCGGCCAAACCGCGCATGGTTACTATGCCAAGTGCCGAAACGACTGGCAACCGAAAGTCGGAAGAATCAGTCTGGGCACGCGAGCTTAGAGAGACCTACTTCAGTGCCCTAAGGGCAAAAGGTGTAGCGATAAAAAACGCAGGTTGTCCTGCAAGTAATCATAAAGTTAACCAGCAGAAGAAtgacaaaatgaagaacccAATCAGTGCGACGGACATCCAGGTGGGGGATAACACCCCGCCAGAAGAAGACAATCAAAATAGCCTacatgaaaagaagaaaattttcttcgAAGTTTACAAAAAGTACTACTTCATCGAAATGACGGAGTATCACAAAAGCAGGGAAAACTGCACCAACAACTTTATTAACTTCCTCGAAAGgataagtgaaaaaatggcagaGGCACTAAAGCATGGCTCCTACAATATTAATAATTTGAATAGGTTCTTCAAGGAGTTTATCAAAAATGATACCACCTATTATAATAAAAGCGCTTCAGTGGGGGGTAATGCGCGGGTGAATAATTTAACCCAAagttttttaaacattcaaAATGAGGAGTTGGCCAACGGGGAGTCAGCAAATGTTGTTCACGTCCAGGGGGAGAATCCACTCAACAGTCAAGTGAATGGCACTGTAGATgatttgaagaagaaaaaggaaagcacaGCTTCTACCATTCTGAATGAGGGGaagacaaaggggaaaaagaacaacaaaatggactactcagaggaaaaaaagaagaaggggtccaaaaaagaagaacaaggaaATGTAGATAACACCCAGGAAGAGCATGCCCCAGAGACACCCTTcctaaaaaagaacaacggGAAGAGTGCCTCtaacaaaataaacgaaaTTGCCGATAATGTCATCGATGTTAATACAGACATGTGCAACCTTAATCAGAGCATCATAGACGATTGGGTACAGTACGGATTCATGAATTacagaaaaattatgaacagcaTGAAAATAAGTTGCGATGTGATAGACAGCAAAATAAATCAAAAAATGTTAATCATCCTAAAGGATAGCTACCTGAAGGAGCAGGAAATTTTAATAGACgcaatgaagaaaaaaaaaaatgacttcCTAAAACAAGTGGAGTTATGTAAAATTTATTGGAAATATTTCGAAAATAGCTATTCAAATTCGGAGAAAATAAGATCAGATGGAGTTAAGGATAGTAAGAAGATAAAGTGCTCATGGCTATGTCAAAggaaatacataaaaaatgtcaagGATTTActaaaaatacaaaatgaatatttgGACATTATTAACGCCAGCGTGAAAACCTTCTTCCAGTTGATcgaatggaagaagaacacAATTAGAGACATCCTTTGCTCATACATTCTTCTCTATAaaagttttttaaatttttacttaaatAATATGAATATACTATATGATTCTATTTTGCTGGAAAAGAACATAGATGCAGTTCAGTTCCAGAATCTATCCTCCGTAGCCATGATTGATGATCAGGATTTAATAAAAGAGGTTACTCCTTTTCAGCTTATCGACAATTGTGATTCCATTCCTCAGTTAAACAAGGCACTAAGCTTAATAAAATCTtctatcattttttataatcaaCAAATTAACGTCAAATCGATACTCTGTATTTTCAGTTCTAGGATCAAGGGATACCTTACCAGTGTGGGATTCTTCAACAAGTGCGTGGAGGGTATAATTGTGATCACGTGGGATAAgtttattcacttttttgcCGACGTGGAGGATGGTTCTCCGCAATGGTCCTACTATATGGAAGACATCGAATTTAAGCTAGTCAAATGTAAGACGGAAACTAAAGGGAACGCACTAGACACCGATAAGAGGGAATCCGACGGGGTTACTGATGCGGCCGAGGGAGGCGCTACAGCTGATGTGGGGACCACCACCCCGAGTAATCAACAAGAAAGTAACAATTCGAACCAATCAAAAGgcaagaaggggaaagaaaaatccaGCGGAAAGGACACGTCGTCTGTGTTCCCCGGAGCAGACGCACCGGAAGCAGCTTACTCCCCCCAAAATGGAAATCCTGACATAGGTATGAACACCCCGAAGAGGGAATTTTCGGACAACTCTTCCACCACCCCATCCACcattaatgaagaaaatgatgtAGAAAttcaaatgaaagaaaaaaaaaaaacgctccTCATCAGTGGATGGTCCTTTACCTTCAAATGTCCAACCATGTATTTAACAAATGTCTGTTACGAATTGCTAAATAATCACCTGTGCTCCCAATATTTTGAAGACGAAAATTCCTTTGCGAAATTCTCCAACATTATTTCCAATGGGGAGGTAAAAAATGATCTCCAATTTATCGATGAAATGGCCTCCTTTTACAATGCCTACATGGAAGGAATGCCTGATGAGACAAAAGATAAGGTTATCCCGAAAAACAAACttgtgaaaaggaagaacgaaaATTTCGCGAGGGAGCGCATGTCGGTGTCGGATCGGGATGACCTGGTTGATTCCTGCAAAGGGAGATCACCAAGCAAGGTCAACAACATGGATGATCAAAACGAAATCAAAAATTCTCACCCGGAAAATTTGCTCTACGCATTtcacaagaagaaaaatgaactattgaaaaatgttaaaatggGTGAGCAGGAAAATGGGACTACAGGAGAGCGGCACGCAGAAGACGTGGACCACCATAGTGACTCAGAAACGGagaagaataagaagaaaattttggacagcaagaaaaaaagccaCAGAAGATCTACAAGTTCAGCGAAGGAGAAGGCACAAAATAagtgaaaaggggggggttgTGCTGAGCACAAATGTGAATCGCCCAGGAGGATGGACCCAGGGTGGGTACACCACGGGGAAGGAGCAAGGATGGAGAATCATCCCTCATAGGAACGACAATCCGAGGAGTAGCACCAACGAGGGAATGTCACTTTTCCCGGTCGATGTTAATAATTATCGCTAACTGCACTTTATGTGAAATTCGTTAAGAAGAGTTATGCAAGTACGTCCAATCAGAACGAtcat contains these protein-coding regions:
- a CDS encoding Ubiquitin-conjugating enzyme; translated protein: MNSTTRSSKELLRLQKELKDIENENVQEIDAHVKDSNISEWVGFIKGPSGTPYEDGHFILDITIPNDYPYNPPKIKFQTKIWHPNISSQTGAICLDVLKNEWSPALTIRTALLSIQALLSDPQPDDPQDAEVAKMYKENYSLFLKTASVWTKTFATGPKLEPREVIIKKITEMGFTEDQAKNALINADWNETLALNTLLENS
- a CDS encoding Mitochondrial inner membrane translocase, with protein sequence MGDYLKTGSVNYDLEILKKKPEKKLSLDKQNLYLQGYGRQWGEKLVYSVGLAYGTGLLLGGSCGLISGVLKGGKTRKLFVNSVLNSTSVIGPSVANQMASITMIFYALNNMVKLFTKNDEVYNSSIAGFLAGSIYKSASSYKMMGAYSLMSSAVFSFIDYGFKRGYI